From Micromonospora rifamycinica, a single genomic window includes:
- a CDS encoding DeoR/GlpR family DNA-binding transcription regulator gives MLAQQRQNAILELIRQRGGVRVSHLVSRFGVSDMTIRRDLEVLAERGLVDKVHGGATLAGPGSAEEPGFAAKSIRQQDEKRAIAGRAARMVEPGMAVALSAGTTTAALATLLGDVPGLTVVTNSIPVADALYQNPRVDQTVVLTGGIRTPSDALTGPVAEAAIRTLNVDLLFLGVHGMSPRTGFTTPNLLEAAVNRRLIGAARHLVVLADHTKWETIGIATIAPLAEADLLITDAGLPADARRQIGEQVGELVVVEVD, from the coding sequence ATGCTCGCTCAGCAACGGCAGAACGCCATCCTGGAGCTGATCCGGCAGCGCGGCGGGGTGCGGGTCAGTCACCTGGTCAGCCGGTTCGGCGTCTCGGACATGACGATCCGGCGGGACCTGGAGGTGCTCGCCGAGCGGGGACTGGTCGACAAGGTGCACGGCGGGGCGACCCTGGCCGGTCCGGGGTCGGCCGAGGAGCCCGGCTTCGCCGCGAAGTCGATCCGCCAGCAGGACGAGAAGCGGGCCATCGCCGGTCGGGCCGCCCGGATGGTCGAGCCCGGGATGGCCGTCGCGCTGTCGGCCGGCACCACCACCGCCGCGCTGGCCACCCTGCTCGGCGACGTCCCCGGGCTGACCGTGGTGACCAACTCGATCCCGGTCGCCGACGCGCTCTACCAGAACCCGCGCGTCGACCAGACGGTGGTGCTGACCGGCGGCATCCGTACCCCGTCGGACGCGCTGACCGGGCCGGTGGCCGAGGCGGCGATCCGTACCCTGAACGTGGATCTGCTCTTTCTCGGCGTGCACGGGATGAGCCCGCGCACCGGGTTCACCACCCCCAACCTGCTGGAGGCGGCGGTCAACCGGCGGCTGATCGGCGCGGCCCGGCACCTGGTGGTGCTGGCCGACCACACCAAGTGGGAGACGATCGGCATCGCCACCATCGCCCCGCTGGCCGAGGCCGACCTGCTGATCACCGACGCCGGGCTGCCGGCGGACGCCCGCCGACAGATCGGCGAACAGGTCGGTGAGCTGGTCGTCGTCGAGGTCGACTGA
- a CDS encoding DUF397 domain-containing protein: MNDAMPEVAWHISTKSASNGGSCVEAGPLLDGSGRVAVRHSKARDAATIVYTADEWTAFVGGVKDGEFDFTAPSR, from the coding sequence ATGAACGACGCTATGCCCGAGGTCGCCTGGCACATCAGCACCAAAAGCGCGAGCAACGGCGGAAGCTGTGTGGAGGCGGGGCCGTTGCTCGACGGCTCGGGTCGGGTGGCGGTGCGGCACAGCAAGGCGCGGGATGCGGCGACGATCGTCTACACGGCCGACGAGTGGACGGCGTTCGTCGGCGGTGTCAAGGACGGCGAGTTCGACTTCACCGCCCCTTCTCGCTGA
- a CDS encoding alpha/beta fold hydrolase: MTTLSSLRLPAGFTDVFTSQLVELDGLHLHAVTGGDGPPLLLVGGWPQTWYAWREVMPALARTHTVVAVDQRGTGLSDKPDAGYDAGTLAADLVALMAALGHDRFDVVGHDIGMWTGYALAADHPERVGRLAVVDAIIPGLTPSPSVFSPAAANQRFWHFGFNRLDDLNEELVRGRERLFFGYQFARKAATPTTIPGYAVDVYVDAIVADPRGLRASFGYYRALDETIAQNERRAKTRLTLPVLAIGGALYSGALVARTMRLAAADVTEAIIEDCGHYAAEEQPARFTGILADFLAGGPVATG; encoded by the coding sequence ATGACAACCTTGAGTTCGCTGCGGTTGCCCGCCGGCTTCACCGACGTCTTCACCAGCCAGCTCGTCGAGCTGGACGGGCTGCACCTGCACGCGGTCACCGGCGGGGACGGCCCGCCGCTGCTGCTGGTCGGCGGGTGGCCGCAGACCTGGTACGCCTGGCGTGAGGTGATGCCCGCGCTCGCCCGTACGCACACCGTCGTCGCCGTCGACCAGCGCGGGACCGGGCTCTCCGACAAGCCCGACGCCGGCTACGACGCCGGCACGCTGGCCGCCGACCTGGTCGCCCTGATGGCCGCGCTCGGGCACGACCGGTTCGACGTGGTCGGCCACGACATCGGCATGTGGACCGGGTACGCCCTCGCCGCCGACCACCCGGAGCGGGTGGGCCGGCTCGCCGTCGTCGACGCCATCATCCCCGGCCTCACGCCGAGCCCGTCGGTCTTCAGCCCGGCCGCGGCCAACCAACGGTTCTGGCACTTCGGCTTCAACCGGCTCGACGACCTCAACGAGGAACTCGTCCGGGGGCGGGAGCGGTTGTTCTTCGGTTACCAGTTCGCCAGGAAGGCCGCCACCCCGACCACGATCCCCGGGTACGCGGTCGACGTCTACGTCGACGCGATCGTCGCGGATCCGCGCGGGCTGCGGGCGAGCTTCGGCTACTACCGGGCACTGGACGAGACCATCGCGCAGAACGAACGGCGGGCGAAGACTCGGCTCACGCTGCCGGTGCTCGCCATCGGCGGCGCGCTCTACAGTGGCGCGCTGGTCGCCCGGACCATGCGGCTGGCCGCCGCCGACGTCACCGAGGCGATCATCGAGGACTGCGGCCACTACGCCGCCGAGGAACAGCCGGCCCGGTTCACCGGCATCCTGGCGGACTTCCTCGCCGGTGGACCGGTGGCGACCGGTTAG
- a CDS encoding DUF397 domain-containing protein, which produces MNDAMPEVAWHISTKSDSNGGSCVEAGPLLDGSGRVAVRHSKARDAATIVYTADEWTAFVGGVKDGEFDFTAPSR; this is translated from the coding sequence ATGAACGACGCTATGCCCGAGGTTGCCTGGCACATCAGCACCAAGAGTGACAGCAACGGCGGGAGTTGTGTGGAGGCGGGGCCGTTGCTCGATGGTTCCGGTCGGGTGGCGGTGCGGCACAGCAAGGCGCGGGATGCGGCGACGATCGTCTACACGGCCGACGAGTGGACGGCGTTCGTCGGCGGTGTCAAGGACGGCGAGTTCGACTTCACCGCCCCTTCTCGCTGA
- a CDS encoding helix-turn-helix domain-containing protein produces MPHKPFIRTLRAQWLGQQLRALREERGMTLKLVSEHLQRDMSALGRYERADWPIRKGDVVALLDLYGFHHAAERARLLALAEDVWRTDRWDEDYGDVVDSSFIEYPWLEGRADKVCCFHMTLVPGLLQTRAYAEAVIRNAADPEASESMINRWVELRLSRQEVLSKERPLTINVVIDESVVRRRVGGPNVLRDQLAHLVKLQALPQVRIQIMPSSVALHQGLDGTFWIFHLPEPYPAVAYVESLGGRLYMESPKAERFLHAYDRLSKSALSKDESTALMGAIAEELA; encoded by the coding sequence ATGCCGCACAAGCCGTTCATACGGACCCTGCGTGCGCAGTGGCTCGGGCAACAACTCCGTGCCCTCCGGGAAGAACGCGGAATGACCTTGAAACTCGTTTCGGAGCACCTACAACGTGACATGTCGGCGCTCGGGCGCTACGAGCGGGCGGACTGGCCGATCCGCAAGGGTGACGTCGTCGCACTGCTCGACCTCTACGGCTTCCATCACGCCGCCGAGCGGGCCCGCCTGTTGGCGCTGGCCGAGGACGTGTGGCGCACCGACCGCTGGGACGAGGACTACGGCGACGTCGTCGACTCGTCCTTCATCGAGTACCCGTGGCTGGAGGGCCGCGCCGACAAGGTGTGCTGCTTCCACATGACCCTGGTGCCGGGGCTGCTCCAGACCCGGGCCTATGCCGAGGCGGTGATTCGGAACGCGGCGGATCCGGAGGCGTCCGAGTCGATGATCAACCGCTGGGTCGAGCTACGGCTCTCGCGGCAGGAAGTGCTCTCCAAGGAGCGACCGCTCACGATCAATGTCGTCATCGACGAATCCGTCGTGCGTCGCCGGGTAGGTGGTCCCAATGTTCTTCGGGACCAGCTCGCACACCTGGTAAAACTCCAGGCCCTACCGCAGGTTCGTATCCAGATCATGCCGTCCTCGGTCGCCCTCCACCAAGGGCTCGACGGCACGTTCTGGATCTTCCACCTTCCCGAGCCGTACCCTGCGGTTGCTTACGTCGAATCCCTCGGTGGCCGGCTCTACATGGAGTCGCCCAAAGCCGAACGCTTTCTCCATGCGTACGATCGATTGTCGAAGTCCGCACTCAGCAAGGACGAGTCGACCGCCCTGATGGGGGCCATTGCAGAGGAGTTGGCATGA
- a CDS encoding AEC family transporter has translation MSLVAGFVPIWLLTAVGYAACRGGLLGEAVASVLGRFVFHLAMPAALFLALSRMPLSGLAGRPLLAFGASTTAVVGFGWVSAGRLFGREPGERPVWGMAAGYVNSANLGIPIATQILGDVSFLAQVVLLQVLVVTPIILVALDRHSDPAGRVRVRRIASLPVRNPVILASLLGVACSAADLHLPSAAGATLTLLSGAAVPAALVALGASLYHAPPSRAERAERAEPTERAEPTEPTERAERAEPAELAVITALKLVAQPAIAYAAGLALHLPAPQLLAVVVCAGLPTAQNTFIFAQEYGVGGAVANRAVVVTTTLSLATLATTATLLG, from the coding sequence ATGAGCCTGGTGGCGGGGTTCGTGCCGATCTGGCTCCTCACCGCGGTCGGCTACGCGGCCTGCCGTGGGGGTCTGCTGGGCGAGGCGGTGGCGTCGGTGCTCGGCCGGTTCGTGTTCCATCTGGCGATGCCGGCAGCCCTGTTCCTGGCCCTTTCCCGGATGCCGCTCTCCGGGCTCGCCGGCCGCCCGCTGCTCGCCTTCGGAGCGAGCACCACTGCGGTCGTCGGGTTCGGGTGGGTCAGCGCGGGCCGGCTGTTCGGCCGCGAGCCCGGCGAACGGCCCGTCTGGGGCATGGCCGCCGGCTACGTCAACTCGGCGAACCTCGGCATCCCGATCGCCACGCAGATTCTCGGCGACGTGTCGTTCCTGGCGCAGGTGGTGCTGCTGCAGGTGCTCGTGGTGACACCCATCATCCTGGTCGCCCTGGACCGGCACAGCGACCCGGCCGGGCGGGTACGGGTCCGCCGTATCGCCTCCCTGCCGGTACGCAACCCGGTGATCCTGGCGTCGCTGCTCGGTGTCGCATGTTCGGCCGCTGACCTGCACCTGCCGTCGGCGGCCGGCGCGACGCTCACCCTGCTGTCGGGCGCCGCGGTTCCGGCCGCCCTGGTCGCGCTCGGCGCGTCGCTGTACCACGCGCCACCGTCACGGGCCGAGCGGGCCGAGCGGGCCGAGCCCACCGAACGGGCCGAGCCGACCGAGCCCACCGAACGGGCCGAACGGGCCGAGCCGGCGGAGCTGGCCGTGATCACCGCGCTGAAGCTCGTCGCGCAGCCGGCCATCGCGTACGCGGCCGGGCTGGCCCTGCACCTGCCCGCGCCGCAACTGCTGGCCGTGGTGGTGTGCGCGGGCCTGCCGACAGCACAGAACACCTTCATCTTCGCCCAGGAGTACGGTGTCGGCGGGGCGGTGGCCAACCGGGCGGTGGTGGTGACCACGACACTGTCGCTGGCCACCCTGGCGACGACGGCCACGCTGCTCGGGTAG
- a CDS encoding alpha/beta fold hydrolase, with protein MEQDWSVQRVPAADGAEIVLHSVGSGPGIVVVHGGGVTIDIYRRLALRLADRFTVHLYNRRGRADAAARAEPYDGEQDVADLGSVLTATGVRNVIGHSGGGFVALRAAARDLPIDRLALYDAAIQVNGLFPLGWVPTARKAAQAGDIARALAITGGGLNTHSPASRLPLAVRTTLCRLFLRTPVGRTMGELLPTTLDESALIQRHDGQPEQWAGVTAEVLLACGGAGPSYYQPINEALAGVLPHARTLVVPRASHDALNRAPEHLVDALAGFFTAPATAPPTRS; from the coding sequence ATGGAACAGGACTGGAGCGTCCAGCGGGTGCCGGCGGCCGACGGTGCCGAGATCGTGCTCCACTCGGTCGGCAGCGGGCCGGGCATCGTGGTCGTGCACGGGGGCGGCGTCACCATCGACATCTACCGTCGGCTGGCGCTGCGGCTGGCCGACCGGTTCACCGTGCACCTCTACAACCGGCGGGGCCGGGCCGACGCGGCGGCCCGCGCCGAGCCCTACGACGGCGAGCAGGACGTCGCCGACCTCGGCAGCGTGCTGACCGCCACCGGGGTCCGCAACGTGATCGGCCACAGCGGCGGCGGCTTCGTGGCCCTGCGCGCCGCCGCACGCGACCTGCCGATCGACCGGCTCGCCCTCTACGACGCGGCGATCCAGGTCAACGGCCTGTTCCCCCTCGGGTGGGTGCCCACCGCACGGAAGGCGGCGCAGGCGGGTGACATCGCCCGCGCCCTGGCGATCACCGGCGGCGGCCTCAACACCCACTCGCCCGCGTCACGCCTGCCGCTGGCCGTCCGGACGACCCTCTGCCGGCTGTTCCTGCGGACCCCGGTCGGGCGCACCATGGGCGAGCTGCTGCCGACGACCCTCGACGAGAGCGCGCTGATCCAGCGGCACGACGGGCAGCCGGAGCAGTGGGCCGGCGTCACGGCCGAGGTGCTGCTGGCCTGCGGCGGTGCCGGGCCGTCCTACTACCAGCCGATCAACGAGGCGTTGGCCGGGGTGCTGCCGCACGCCCGCACGCTGGTGGTGCCGCGCGCCAGTCACGACGCGCTCAACCGCGCCCCGGAGCACCTGGTGGACGCGCTGGCCGGGTTCTTCACCGCGCCGGCCACCGCACCGCCGACCCGTTCGTGA
- a CDS encoding DivIVA domain-containing protein, with translation MIRDARHDGTLPARLHPSLVRDHQFPTAGFARRGFDPREVRRFLHRLALELASLHQEVARLTEENTTLKRLLRDRRSARANGGQW, from the coding sequence ATGATCCGCGACGCCCGCCACGACGGCACCCTGCCGGCCCGGCTGCATCCGAGCCTGGTCCGCGACCACCAGTTCCCCACCGCCGGCTTCGCCCGGCGCGGCTTCGACCCCCGGGAGGTACGCCGGTTCCTGCACCGGCTCGCGCTGGAGTTGGCCAGCCTGCATCAGGAGGTGGCCCGGCTGACCGAGGAGAACACCACGCTCAAACGGCTGCTGCGGGACCGCCGCAGCGCCCGGGCAAACGGGGGTCAATGGTGA
- a CDS encoding DoxX family protein, with translation MTLAYWIVAALLAVFYLYAGGKKATQSREQLQPMMGWVDRVPMPLVRTIGVLEVLGAVGLVLPPLTGIAPWLAVAAAVGFVLIQVGGIAVHLSRGETRQIGLNVVLLVTAAVATWLATTWV, from the coding sequence ATGACCCTTGCCTACTGGATCGTCGCCGCCCTGCTGGCCGTCTTCTACCTGTATGCCGGGGGCAAGAAGGCCACCCAGAGCCGGGAGCAGCTCCAGCCGATGATGGGCTGGGTCGACCGCGTACCCATGCCGTTGGTCCGGACCATCGGGGTGCTGGAGGTTCTCGGCGCGGTCGGCCTGGTCCTGCCGCCGCTGACCGGGATCGCACCCTGGCTCGCGGTCGCGGCGGCAGTCGGGTTCGTCCTGATCCAGGTCGGCGGCATCGCGGTGCACCTGTCCCGGGGGGAGACCCGCCAGATCGGGCTCAACGTCGTCCTGCTGGTGACCGCCGCCGTCGCCACCTGGCTGGCCACCACCTGGGTCTGA
- a CDS encoding winged helix-turn-helix transcriptional regulator yields the protein MSQYEHTCLIRGDGGRTIRAILDRICNKWTLLIVATLDGGALRFTELHQQIPGISQRMLTLTLRHLEHDGLVSRTAYAEVPPRVEYALTPTGKSLIPPALALAGWAIEHVPHIEASRARHQTPPE from the coding sequence ATGTCCCAGTACGAACACACCTGCCTGATCCGGGGTGACGGCGGCCGGACGATCCGGGCGATCCTCGACCGCATCTGCAACAAATGGACACTGCTGATCGTGGCGACCCTCGACGGGGGCGCACTGCGCTTCACCGAGCTGCACCAGCAGATCCCCGGCATCTCCCAGCGCATGTTGACGCTCACCCTGCGCCACCTGGAGCACGACGGCCTGGTGTCCCGGACGGCGTACGCGGAGGTCCCGCCCCGGGTGGAGTACGCGCTGACGCCCACCGGCAAGAGCCTCATCCCGCCCGCGCTGGCCCTCGCCGGCTGGGCCATCGAACACGTCCCCCACATCGAGGCGAGCCGAGCCCGCCACCAGACCCCGCCGGAATGA
- a CDS encoding phosphatidylinositol-specific phospholipase C domain-containing protein, with amino-acid sequence MASDWAGDITEASPANRTWMTELPSSTNLAWMSIPGTHDSLAMCGSSSSSNPPAPIDPSCDPISTGITKTQEFHGWSGETLTTQYNAGIRAIDIRVRVDKSDGGLKFTVHHGPYYQYANFDDVLGRTRDFLAANPGETILLNLKAECLGGSTSCSDASGYPGDTWATRIFQGYLDGKTYTGVGNDTIPGTSYRDLFYDESVDADGRAATPTLGDVRGKVVLTGFRNKNGSLFSGYGLQALYPNNNGGNEYIQDDWEIDTMFDIDEKWEKVRTHLRRTNGVWDQQRPGEKEYPYQPDALYLNYLSASGKSGSVWPRTVAEGGSVTGVNEFLIQCLHGTDGRCPEFYPGRPDSFGGQPALKRFGILMMDFPGGKLLDEILAYNRDWPPAGVQFPPLRVMPLGDSITYGEQSTDGNGYRRKLYEKLHVRSNVVDFVGSVKTGSMVENAHEGHRGWRIDQIATAAVCWATQYQPNVITLHAGTNDMNQDFNLAQAPQRLKNLISQALQDSPKAVVVVAKLIPTGKAGLQPRIDAFNAQLPRIVDELRAAGKRVVLVDTDDLTIDDGLENDSHPDDEGYDKLGRDFYAGIVTAKDLGWIRDYDPENTDSTCDDPSDSDPDSGITALGEGWRKLGVIASGMQRPGNYARTEIADMDGDKRADYVQIRKDGTVRIAINTEDLPGQPTWLYWGGGTGTFAPAGVHEVPSDPSAPSFADQLRLADMDGDGRDDVLVVSEVGAMEVYYNNGPSGFVRKAGDIAPVSNVNRDHIRFADVNGDGRDDYLRLGATGEVHAYVNYPTSLDPGATRTTAWQVRLSWAPGVNGASRFNLRFADVDNDKRADYIMVGEQGNVHAFLNRGGKDAGGFEQHLNFAYESGYPGEHVQFKDISGDGKADYLVVYREGAVRAWLNRGGNL; translated from the coding sequence ATGGCAAGCGACTGGGCGGGGGACATCACCGAGGCGTCACCCGCCAACCGGACGTGGATGACCGAGCTGCCCAGCTCGACCAACCTGGCCTGGATGTCGATCCCGGGCACCCACGACAGTCTCGCGATGTGCGGCTCGTCGTCCAGCTCGAACCCGCCGGCCCCGATCGACCCCAGTTGTGACCCGATCAGCACGGGGATCACCAAGACGCAGGAGTTCCACGGCTGGAGTGGCGAGACCCTCACGACCCAGTACAACGCCGGCATCCGGGCCATCGACATCCGGGTACGCGTCGACAAGAGCGACGGGGGATTGAAGTTCACCGTCCACCACGGTCCCTACTACCAGTACGCGAACTTCGACGACGTACTCGGAAGGACCCGTGACTTCCTGGCGGCCAACCCGGGCGAGACGATCCTGCTGAACCTCAAGGCCGAGTGCCTCGGCGGGAGCACCTCGTGTTCCGACGCCAGCGGCTATCCCGGCGACACGTGGGCGACCAGGATCTTCCAGGGATATCTGGACGGGAAGACCTATACCGGTGTCGGGAACGACACCATCCCCGGCACGTCCTACCGGGACCTGTTCTACGACGAGTCGGTCGACGCCGACGGCCGGGCCGCCACCCCGACCCTGGGCGACGTGCGCGGCAAGGTCGTCCTCACCGGGTTCCGCAACAAGAACGGCAGCCTCTTCAGCGGGTACGGATTGCAGGCCCTGTACCCCAACAACAATGGCGGCAACGAGTACATCCAGGACGACTGGGAAATCGACACGATGTTCGACATCGACGAGAAGTGGGAGAAGGTACGCACGCACCTGCGCAGGACCAATGGCGTCTGGGACCAGCAGCGACCCGGCGAGAAGGAGTACCCCTACCAGCCGGACGCGCTCTACCTGAACTACCTGAGCGCCAGCGGCAAGAGCGGTAGCGTCTGGCCGAGGACCGTCGCCGAGGGCGGCAGCGTCACCGGGGTCAACGAGTTCCTCATCCAGTGCCTGCACGGGACCGACGGCCGGTGCCCGGAGTTCTATCCCGGCCGGCCCGACAGCTTCGGCGGCCAGCCGGCACTCAAGCGCTTCGGCATTCTGATGATGGATTTTCCCGGCGGCAAGCTGCTGGACGAGATCCTCGCCTACAACCGGGACTGGCCCCCCGCCGGCGTCCAGTTCCCGCCGCTGCGGGTCATGCCGCTCGGTGATTCCATCACCTACGGCGAGCAGAGTACGGACGGCAACGGCTACCGCCGAAAGCTCTACGAGAAGCTGCACGTCAGAAGCAACGTGGTGGATTTCGTCGGCTCGGTGAAGACCGGCTCGATGGTCGAGAACGCCCACGAAGGTCACCGTGGCTGGCGTATCGATCAGATCGCGACGGCTGCCGTCTGCTGGGCGACCCAGTACCAGCCGAACGTGATCACGTTGCACGCCGGGACGAACGACATGAACCAGGACTTCAACCTGGCCCAGGCACCCCAGCGGCTCAAGAACCTGATCAGCCAGGCGTTGCAGGATTCGCCGAAGGCGGTGGTCGTCGTCGCGAAGCTGATCCCGACCGGTAAGGCCGGCCTGCAACCGCGCATCGACGCCTTCAACGCCCAGTTGCCGCGTATCGTCGACGAGTTGCGCGCGGCGGGCAAGCGGGTGGTTCTCGTGGACACCGATGATCTCACGATCGACGACGGTCTGGAGAACGACTCCCACCCCGACGACGAGGGTTACGACAAGCTCGGGCGGGACTTCTACGCCGGTATCGTGACGGCGAAGGATCTCGGCTGGATCCGCGACTACGACCCCGAGAACACCGATTCGACCTGTGACGACCCGAGCGACAGCGACCCCGATTCCGGGATCACCGCGCTCGGTGAGGGGTGGCGCAAACTGGGTGTCATCGCCTCGGGCATGCAACGTCCCGGGAACTACGCCCGGACCGAGATCGCCGACATGGACGGCGACAAGCGGGCCGACTACGTGCAGATCCGTAAGGACGGCACGGTCCGGATCGCGATCAACACCGAGGATCTGCCCGGACAACCCACCTGGCTCTACTGGGGTGGTGGGACGGGGACCTTCGCGCCGGCCGGTGTCCACGAGGTGCCGTCGGATCCGTCGGCCCCGTCCTTCGCGGATCAGCTCCGGTTGGCCGACATGGACGGTGACGGCCGTGACGACGTGCTGGTGGTGTCCGAAGTCGGGGCGATGGAGGTCTATTACAACAATGGACCGTCCGGGTTCGTGCGCAAGGCCGGTGACATTGCTCCGGTGAGCAACGTCAATCGTGACCACATCCGGTTCGCCGACGTCAACGGCGACGGCCGCGACGACTACCTGCGCCTGGGCGCCACCGGTGAGGTGCACGCCTACGTCAACTACCCGACGTCGCTGGACCCCGGTGCCACCCGGACCACCGCGTGGCAGGTCAGGCTGAGCTGGGCGCCCGGCGTGAACGGGGCCAGCCGGTTCAACCTGCGCTTCGCCGACGTCGACAACGACAAGCGGGCCGACTACATCATGGTCGGCGAACAGGGCAACGTGCACGCCTTCCTCAACCGGGGCGGGAAGGACGCCGGCGGGTTCGAGCAACATCTCAACTTCGCCTACGAGTCCGGCTATCCCGGTGAACACGTCCAGTTCAAGGACATCAGCGGCGACGGGAAGGCCGACTACCTCGTCGTCTACCGGGAGGGCGCGGTCCGCGCCTGGCTCAACCGCGGCGGCAACCTCTGA
- a CDS encoding TetR/AcrR family transcriptional regulator, whose amino-acid sequence MAMLTTMAGRKQFDVDEALRRAMHVFWRWGWSEASIDRLTGGTGLGRSSLYGTFGDKSALFRSSLQLYTQTYHPLYDQALRGPHPDPGAVVAAFLRVTLNRIADPTVPDGCLVTVSATQFPALDADGRAMVRATIDGLRAMLEQALLAAGAGEQEAADLALCTLATNKSLAVLSRAGFTAEELATVAAAAARPRD is encoded by the coding sequence ATGGCTATGCTGACCACCATGGCGGGCCGCAAGCAGTTCGACGTGGACGAGGCACTACGACGCGCGATGCACGTCTTCTGGCGCTGGGGCTGGTCGGAGGCCTCGATCGACCGGCTGACCGGGGGCACCGGCCTGGGCCGCAGCTCGCTCTACGGCACCTTCGGCGACAAGAGCGCCCTGTTCCGCAGCAGCCTCCAGCTCTACACGCAGACCTATCACCCGCTGTACGACCAGGCACTGCGCGGCCCTCATCCGGACCCGGGCGCCGTGGTGGCCGCCTTCCTCCGGGTCACCCTGAACCGCATCGCCGACCCGACGGTGCCGGACGGCTGCCTGGTCACCGTGTCGGCCACGCAGTTTCCCGCCCTCGACGCCGACGGCCGGGCGATGGTCCGCGCCACGATCGACGGCCTGCGGGCGATGCTGGAGCAGGCGCTGCTCGCGGCGGGGGCCGGCGAGCAGGAGGCGGCCGACCTGGCGTTGTGCACGCTGGCGACGAACAAGTCCCTGGCGGTGCTGAGCCGCGCCGGCTTCACCGCCGAGGAGCTGGCCACCGTCGCCGCAGCCGCCGCCCGCCCCCGGGACTGA
- a CDS encoding NUDIX domain-containing protein, whose amino-acid sequence MHIVVCGALVVDDAVLLVHRSPTRRAYPDLWDLPGGHVEAGESERQALARELREEVGVEIVAEACSRVGDLWAGSGEDAVHVAVWHVGAWLGSPTNRAPDEHDDLAWVGLSELDGLPLVNGGLPALLRALDRPAASGLIEEVA is encoded by the coding sequence ATGCACATCGTCGTCTGTGGCGCGCTCGTGGTGGACGACGCGGTCCTGCTGGTGCACCGCAGTCCGACCCGCCGGGCGTACCCGGATCTCTGGGACCTGCCCGGCGGCCACGTCGAAGCGGGCGAGTCCGAACGCCAGGCCCTCGCCCGTGAGCTGCGCGAGGAGGTCGGCGTCGAGATCGTCGCGGAGGCCTGCTCACGGGTGGGTGACCTGTGGGCCGGCAGCGGCGAGGACGCCGTACACGTGGCTGTCTGGCACGTCGGAGCCTGGCTCGGCTCCCCCACCAACCGTGCGCCCGACGAGCATGACGACCTCGCCTGGGTCGGGCTCAGCGAGCTGGACGGGCTACCCCTCGTGAACGGCGGCCTGCCGGCGTTGCTCCGCGCCCTGGACCGGCCGGCCGCCTCAGGCCTGATCGAGGAGGTGGCGTGA
- a CDS encoding phosphotransferase, which yields MREEVLPGGNTTGAVLIDGVVHKRASRWTPTVHAVLRHLEDAGFDAAPRALGFDDQGREMLSYLPGETIGGREPWPGWATADTMLVQVGRWLRRVHDLTAGFTPPSDECWFVGRTMGPGLVVGHQDASPYNAVVDGDRLVGFCDWDTAGPSSREWDLAFSALTWVPLAAPRDGSPVGDDDLRERSRRLRLLLDAYGYAGDRGGFAAAVPQRARRQADVIRHLADAGDGAATALLPVAALLERSATDVEALPATFWTH from the coding sequence ATGCGTGAAGAGGTGCTGCCCGGCGGTAACACCACCGGTGCCGTGTTGATCGACGGTGTCGTCCACAAGCGGGCGTCGCGGTGGACCCCCACCGTGCACGCGGTGCTGCGACATCTGGAGGACGCCGGGTTCGACGCCGCTCCCCGCGCGCTCGGCTTCGACGACCAGGGCCGCGAGATGCTCAGCTACCTGCCGGGGGAGACGATCGGCGGTCGGGAGCCCTGGCCCGGATGGGCGACGGCCGACACGATGCTGGTCCAGGTCGGCCGGTGGCTGCGCCGGGTCCACGACCTGACCGCCGGCTTCACCCCACCGTCGGACGAGTGCTGGTTCGTCGGCCGCACGATGGGCCCCGGACTGGTCGTCGGGCACCAGGACGCCTCCCCGTACAACGCGGTGGTGGACGGCGACCGGCTGGTCGGGTTCTGTGACTGGGACACCGCCGGCCCGTCGTCCCGGGAGTGGGATCTGGCGTTCTCGGCGCTGACCTGGGTGCCGCTGGCCGCACCGCGCGACGGCAGCCCGGTGGGCGACGACGACCTGCGCGAGCGCTCCCGCCGGCTGCGTCTGCTGCTCGACGCGTACGGCTACGCGGGCGACCGGGGCGGGTTCGCCGCCGCCGTACCCCAGCGGGCCCGGCGGCAGGCGGACGTGATCCGTCACCTGGCCGACGCCGGGGACGGCGCGGCGACCGCTCTGCTGCCCGTCGCGGCACTGCTCGAACGCTCCGCGACCGACGTCGAAGCCCTCCCGGCGACCTTCTGGACGCACTGA